The proteins below come from a single Chromatiales bacterium 21-64-14 genomic window:
- a CDS encoding CusA/CzcA family heavy metal efflux RND transporter has product MIQAIIDASLRNKFLVGLATVLLVAAGLWAVKTIHLDAIPDLSDVQVIVFTRYPGQAPQVVEDQVTYPLTTAMLTVPHATVVRGYSFFGLSFVYVLFKDGTDLYWARSRVLEALNFVRNRLPASVNPSLGPDATGVGWIYEYALVDHSGKHDLAQLRSLQDWYLRYQLQTVPGVSEVASVGGYVKQYQVEVNPNALAAYGIPLSKVKRAIQRSNNDVGGRLVEMAETEYMVRGLGYIHSLKDLREIPVGVNPKTGVPILLRDVAQVHLGPELRRGVAELNGQGEVAGGVVIMRYGENALATIKLVRKKLAELQKGLPAGVTIVPVYDRGNLIERAVDNLHEKLIEEFIVVSLVCMLFLLHARSALVAILTLPMSVLMAFLVMRWQGITANIMSLGGIAIAIGAVVDAAIVMIENTHKRLEQAAHWKKDALNLNERWNVVGESCREVGPALFYSLLIITVSFLPIFTLQAQEGRLFSPLAFTKTYSMAAAAILAITLVPVLLGYFVRGRILPEGRNPLNRALHTLYTPALRTTLRWPTFTLLGAAVLLAMTLYPVRHLGSEFMPPLDEGDILYMPTTMPGISITKAKELLQQTDKILKTFPEVKSVFGKIGRADTATDPAPLSMVETTVQLKPRSQWPEPRMSTRDLMSKMDLALRFPGIANTWTMPIKNRTDMLATGIKTPVGIKISGPDLNVLQRLAIEAERAMKTLPDTLSAYGDRANGGYYLDFRVRRLAAARYGLTAGDVEDVIQAAIGGSNVTETVEGLERYPVNLRYPRELRDNPDALRRVLIATPTGAQIPLDLVTEISMHRGPPMIKTEDSRPNAWVYVDIKTSDIGGFVAKAKKVFSERVKLPPGYTVSWSGQFEFMQRAMKRIRVVVPLTLLIVFLLLFLNFRNVTEPLLVMLSIPFALIGGIWLLYWLHYNFSVAVAVGFIALAGVSAEIGVLVLTFIDQELARRRRGHRGNLGADQLSEAVRVGAAQRLRPIVMTATAVIAGLLPILWGSGTGSEVMKRIAAPMVGGMITTTVLSLLLLPVIYRLVLGWQEAWAARRGARSGQA; this is encoded by the coding sequence ATGATACAGGCCATCATCGACGCATCCCTGCGCAACAAATTCCTGGTGGGACTCGCCACCGTGCTGCTCGTGGCAGCGGGCCTCTGGGCGGTCAAGACCATCCACCTCGACGCCATTCCCGATTTGTCTGACGTCCAGGTCATCGTGTTCACCCGCTACCCCGGGCAGGCACCCCAGGTAGTGGAGGATCAGGTGACCTACCCGCTGACCACGGCCATGTTGACGGTCCCTCATGCCACCGTGGTCCGGGGCTACTCGTTCTTCGGGTTGTCCTTCGTTTACGTACTTTTCAAGGACGGCACCGACCTGTACTGGGCACGCTCGCGCGTGCTCGAAGCCCTCAACTTCGTGCGCAACCGCCTGCCCGCCAGTGTAAACCCGAGCCTGGGCCCCGACGCCACCGGGGTGGGCTGGATCTATGAGTACGCCTTGGTGGACCACAGCGGAAAACACGACCTCGCACAATTGCGTTCCTTGCAGGACTGGTATCTGCGCTATCAGCTCCAGACCGTTCCCGGAGTCTCCGAGGTCGCCTCCGTGGGCGGCTACGTCAAACAATATCAAGTGGAGGTGAATCCAAACGCCCTCGCCGCCTACGGAATCCCATTGTCCAAGGTAAAGCGCGCGATCCAGCGTTCCAATAACGACGTCGGCGGCCGCCTGGTCGAAATGGCGGAGACCGAATACATGGTGCGAGGTCTCGGGTATATCCACTCCCTGAAGGACCTCCGCGAGATCCCGGTGGGCGTAAACCCGAAGACCGGTGTGCCCATATTGCTGCGTGATGTGGCCCAGGTGCATCTGGGCCCAGAGCTGCGTCGCGGCGTCGCGGAACTCAACGGCCAGGGCGAGGTGGCCGGTGGCGTGGTGATCATGCGCTATGGCGAGAATGCGCTGGCCACCATCAAGCTGGTCCGCAAAAAGCTGGCGGAACTCCAAAAGGGCCTGCCGGCGGGCGTCACGATCGTCCCGGTCTATGACCGCGGAAATCTGATCGAACGCGCGGTGGACAATCTGCATGAGAAACTGATCGAGGAGTTCATCGTGGTCAGCCTCGTATGCATGCTGTTCCTGCTGCACGCACGTTCCGCCCTGGTGGCAATCCTGACGCTCCCCATGAGCGTGTTGATGGCGTTTCTGGTCATGCGCTGGCAGGGCATCACCGCCAATATCATGTCGCTGGGGGGTATCGCCATCGCCATTGGCGCCGTGGTGGATGCGGCCATCGTCATGATCGAGAACACCCACAAGCGGCTCGAACAGGCCGCCCATTGGAAAAAGGATGCCCTGAATCTCAACGAACGTTGGAACGTCGTGGGCGAATCCTGCCGCGAGGTAGGGCCGGCGCTGTTCTATTCGCTGCTCATCATCACGGTCTCGTTCCTCCCGATCTTCACCCTGCAAGCCCAGGAGGGGCGCCTGTTCAGCCCGCTGGCCTTCACCAAGACCTACTCCATGGCGGCCGCGGCGATCCTCGCCATCACCCTGGTCCCCGTATTGCTCGGTTACTTCGTGCGCGGACGCATCCTTCCGGAGGGACGCAATCCGTTGAACCGGGCACTGCACACACTGTATACGCCCGCCTTGCGCACCACTTTGCGTTGGCCCACGTTCACGCTGCTGGGCGCGGCGGTGCTGCTGGCCATGACCCTATACCCGGTACGCCACCTCGGGAGCGAGTTCATGCCCCCGTTGGATGAGGGCGATATCCTGTACATGCCGACCACCATGCCCGGCATCTCCATCACCAAGGCCAAGGAGTTGCTGCAACAGACCGACAAGATCCTGAAAACGTTTCCCGAGGTGAAAAGCGTTTTCGGCAAGATCGGACGCGCCGATACCGCCACCGACCCCGCACCGCTTTCCATGGTCGAAACGACGGTACAGCTCAAACCCCGCAGCCAGTGGCCTGAGCCGCGCATGAGCACCCGGGATCTGATGAGCAAGATGGACCTCGCGCTGCGGTTTCCGGGAATCGCCAACACCTGGACGATGCCGATCAAGAACCGCACCGATATGTTGGCCACCGGCATCAAGACCCCGGTGGGGATCAAGATCAGTGGGCCGGATCTGAACGTGCTGCAACGGCTGGCCATCGAGGCCGAGCGGGCGATGAAGACCCTGCCGGATACACTGTCCGCCTACGGCGATCGCGCCAACGGAGGGTATTATCTGGATTTCCGTGTCCGCCGCCTTGCCGCCGCCCGCTACGGGCTCACGGCGGGAGACGTGGAGGATGTGATCCAGGCCGCGATCGGCGGTAGCAACGTAACCGAAACCGTGGAGGGATTGGAACGCTACCCGGTGAACCTGCGCTACCCCCGTGAACTGCGCGACAACCCGGACGCCCTGCGCCGCGTGCTGATCGCAACGCCCACCGGTGCCCAGATTCCACTGGATCTGGTAACCGAGATCTCAATGCACCGCGGACCTCCGATGATCAAGACCGAGGACTCGCGCCCCAATGCGTGGGTCTACGTGGACATCAAGACCTCGGACATCGGCGGCTTTGTGGCAAAAGCCAAAAAGGTGTTCTCCGAGCGGGTCAAACTCCCGCCCGGCTACACTGTGAGCTGGTCCGGACAGTTCGAGTTCATGCAACGGGCAATGAAACGGATTCGTGTCGTGGTACCACTGACATTGCTGATCGTCTTCCTGTTGCTGTTTCTCAATTTCCGCAACGTGACGGAACCGCTGCTGGTGATGCTCTCGATTCCCTTCGCCCTGATCGGCGGAATCTGGCTGCTCTATTGGCTACACTATAATTTCTCGGTGGCCGTGGCAGTAGGGTTCATCGCGCTGGCGGGGGTCTCCGCCGAGATCGGGGTATTGGTGCTCACTTTCATAGATCAGGAACTTGCGCGCCGGCGCAGGGGACACCGCGGGAACCTCGGGGCCGATCAGCTCTCCGAGGCGGTCCGGGTCGGGGCCGCGCAGCGCCTGCGCCCCATCGTGATGACCGCCACCGCGGTGATCGCCGGTCTGCTGCCGATCCTGTGGGGTTCCGGAACCGGATCGGAGGTCATGAAGCGGATCGCGGCGCCCATGGTCGGGGGGATGATCACCACCACCGTGCTGAGCCTGCTGCTGCTGCCGGTGATCTACCGGCTGGTACTCGGCTGGCAGGAGGCATGGGCTGCGCGCCGCGGCGCTCGTTCCGGGCAGGCTTAA
- a CDS encoding efflux transporter periplasmic adaptor subunit, with protein sequence MSRSTLFAATLALAVGAGGGYWLATRHTAPHTGGDAPGAPAPAATGQTPKVLYYRNPMNPAVTSRVPTKDSMGMDYIPAYQDRGAGATAAAPGTVTIDPVMVQDMGVRTARAERRSLSRVIRTVGQVAVDERRVVRVHPKSEGWVRQVTVATTGQPVRRGQVLLRLYAPQIVSTEQEYLLALRQNARLGASPYPDIRSGARELVRSARQRLALLDVPAAEIRALVRRGSVLDSVPLDAPAGGIALRVGVREGQYVTPRTELYQIADLSRIWVYANLYDYELPWVQVGDPAKLTLAALPGVTLKGRITYLYPYADNPTRTVRARMEFENPDLALRPDLYADVRIHASRQVDAVVIPSAAVLNTGTRKLVFVQRAPGRFEPRDVVTGVSSDGRVQILKGIAAGETVVTSGQFLIDSESNLREAAANLMKPAQTGTGGESARTGTTPAQTPAEAQP encoded by the coding sequence ATGAGTAGATCCACGCTGTTTGCCGCCACGTTGGCCCTGGCCGTCGGCGCCGGCGGCGGTTACTGGCTTGCCACGCGTCACACGGCACCGCACACCGGCGGGGATGCGCCGGGGGCCCCGGCGCCGGCCGCGACGGGCCAGACGCCCAAGGTCCTGTACTACCGCAACCCGATGAATCCGGCGGTGACCTCCCGGGTCCCGACCAAGGATTCCATGGGCATGGACTATATCCCGGCCTACCAGGACCGGGGCGCCGGAGCGACTGCCGCCGCGCCGGGTACCGTCACGATCGATCCGGTCATGGTCCAAGACATGGGGGTGCGCACCGCACGCGCCGAACGCCGCTCCCTCTCCCGGGTCATCCGCACCGTCGGGCAGGTGGCGGTGGACGAGCGGCGCGTGGTGCGGGTACACCCGAAGTCGGAAGGCTGGGTGCGCCAAGTCACGGTAGCTACCACCGGACAGCCGGTGCGGCGCGGTCAGGTGCTGCTGCGGCTCTATGCCCCGCAGATCGTCTCCACGGAACAGGAGTACCTGTTGGCCTTACGCCAGAACGCGCGGTTGGGTGCGAGCCCTTACCCGGACATCCGCAGCGGCGCACGGGAATTGGTGCGCAGCGCGCGGCAACGGCTCGCACTGCTGGATGTGCCCGCGGCGGAGATCCGCGCGCTGGTGCGCCGCGGCAGCGTGCTGGACTCCGTACCCCTGGACGCGCCCGCGGGCGGGATCGCGCTACGTGTCGGCGTACGGGAAGGACAGTACGTCACCCCCCGCACCGAGCTCTATCAGATCGCGGATCTGTCCCGGATATGGGTATATGCCAACCTCTACGACTATGAGCTGCCCTGGGTGCAGGTGGGCGACCCGGCAAAACTCACCCTGGCCGCGCTCCCGGGCGTCACCCTGAAGGGCCGGATCACCTACCTCTACCCCTATGCCGACAATCCGACCCGCACGGTCCGCGCACGCATGGAATTCGAGAACCCGGATCTGGCGCTGCGTCCGGACCTCTACGCGGACGTGCGGATCCATGCCAGCCGGCAGGTAGACGCCGTGGTGATCCCATCCGCTGCGGTACTCAACACCGGAACCCGCAAGCTCGTGTTCGTGCAACGCGCGCCGGGCCGCTTCGAACCCCGCGACGTGGTCACCGGTGTGTCCAGCGACGGGCGGGTCCAGATCCTGAAGGGGATCGCCGCGGGGGAAACCGTCGTGACCTCCGGACAGTTCCTGATCGACTCGGAGTCCAATCTGCGTGAGGCGGCCGCCAACCTCATGAAGCCCGCGCAAACCGGGACCGGGGGCGAATCTGCCAGGACCGGGACGACACCGGCGCAGACACCCGCTGAGGCACAGCCATGA
- a CDS encoding transporter, with protein MSRWLLALAGPLLVALAPATPAARPSAVSDPTVLSVEAAVQTALSQNPALAGMRSRAQALAQVPSQAGSLPDPRISFNALSLPTDTFATGQEPMTQLQVGVSQALPFPGKRGLRAEAARFQAQAADQDVDETRLRLIRAVRASWWRMFYLDRALDTVAANQDLLRQLVKVAATKYRVGRGLQQDVLLAQLELSRLLDQALKLKAQRRTEAARLDALLNRPTDLPVRLPRQVPLALPRLPSAATLLAMADRDRPLLRAQARLIGAAESRVALAEKGYLPDFSVGAAYGFRSGRNSDGSQRPDFASFMFSMSLPLYAGSKQSREVDQRTSELITAQDTLQDRRQQIHAEVISALADYQQARDAFTLFRTGILPQARQTVDAMLAGYQVNKVDFLNLVRAQTTLYDYETRYWKSLAEARQSLARLTAAVGKEQLP; from the coding sequence ATGTCCCGTTGGTTATTGGCCCTCGCTGGGCCCTTGCTCGTCGCGCTTGCGCCGGCCACACCCGCAGCGCGGCCGTCAGCGGTTTCGGACCCCACCGTCCTGAGCGTGGAGGCGGCGGTACAAACGGCCTTGTCCCAAAATCCCGCCTTGGCCGGGATGCGCTCGCGCGCCCAGGCGCTGGCACAGGTACCCTCCCAGGCCGGGTCGCTGCCGGACCCACGCATCAGCTTCAATGCCCTCAGCCTGCCCACGGACACCTTCGCCACCGGCCAGGAGCCGATGACGCAACTGCAGGTGGGGGTCAGTCAGGCGCTCCCGTTTCCGGGCAAGCGGGGACTGCGCGCCGAGGCCGCGCGGTTCCAGGCCCAGGCCGCGGATCAAGACGTGGACGAGACCCGTCTGCGGCTGATCCGTGCGGTGCGTGCATCGTGGTGGCGCATGTTCTACCTGGACCGCGCCCTGGACACGGTGGCCGCGAACCAGGACCTGCTGCGCCAACTGGTGAAAGTGGCCGCAACTAAATACCGGGTCGGCCGCGGCCTGCAACAGGACGTGCTCCTGGCCCAGTTGGAATTGTCCCGCCTGCTGGATCAGGCCTTGAAACTCAAGGCGCAGCGCCGCACCGAAGCCGCACGCCTCGATGCCCTCCTCAACCGGCCGACGGACCTCCCGGTCCGGCTCCCGCGCCAGGTCCCACTCGCGCTGCCCCGATTGCCATCCGCGGCGACGCTGCTTGCAATGGCGGATCGCGACCGGCCCCTGCTACGTGCCCAGGCCCGGCTCATAGGGGCCGCCGAATCCCGGGTCGCGTTGGCCGAGAAGGGCTATCTCCCGGATTTCAGCGTCGGCGCCGCCTACGGTTTTCGCAGCGGCCGCAATTCCGACGGCTCCCAGCGCCCCGACTTCGCGAGCTTCATGTTCAGCATGAGCCTCCCCCTGTATGCCGGAAGCAAGCAGTCCCGGGAGGTCGACCAACGCACCAGCGAGTTGATCACCGCGCAGGACACCTTGCAGGATCGCCGCCAGCAGATACACGCCGAGGTCATCTCGGCGCTTGCGGATTACCAGCAGGCACGCGATGCGTTCACCTTGTTCCGCACCGGGATCCTGCCCCAGGCGCGCCAGACCGTGGACGCCATGCTCGCGGGTTACCAGGTGAACAAGGTCGACTTTCTGAACCTGGTCCGCGCCCAAACCACCCTGTACGACTATGAGACCCGCTACTGGAAGAGCCTCGCCGAGGCACGCCAGTCCCTGGCCCGACTCACCGCCGCCGTCGGCAAGGAGCAACTGCCATGA
- a CDS encoding CusA/CzcA family heavy metal efflux RND transporter, whose translation MIAALIRWSLRNRALVLLAIAFIVIGGVYTIQHTPVDAIPDLSDVQVIIKTPYPGQAPQVVQDQVTYPLETAMLAVPNAVTVRGYSFFGDSYVYVIFKDGTDLYWARSRVLEYLSQVAANLPADAHPSLGPDATGVGWVYEYALVDRSGRHDLSQLTSIQNWFLKYELQTVPGVAQVATIGGMVKQYQVVVDPNKLRAYGITLTQIRTAIRNANHETGGAVVELAEAEYMVRATGYIKSIKDLLEVPLKVGPNGIPVQLKDVAQVRYGPQIRRGIAELDGQGEVVGGVVVMRYGENALKTIQGVKAKLASLKGSLPPGVEIVPTYDRSGLIHNAIKNLGEKLFEEFLIVALVCVVFLFHFRSSLVAIVSLPVGILVAFIVMRIQGLNANIMSLGGIAIAIGAMVDGAIVMIENLHKHMERKESANLGHWRLVANATTEVGPPLFFSLLIITLSVAPVLSLEGQAGRMFSPLAYTWIYAMAAAAGLAVTLIPILMGYLIRGGVRPEHANPVNRLLTAMYRPVIDRVVQHPWPILVAGIVVVLGGLWPALHIGSEFMPSLDEGDWMYMPSARPGISAGKAAQVLQQTDKLIMTVPEVESAFGKIGRAQTATDPAPLSMVETIIQFKPKSLWPPGVTKEDVRRELEQRVQLPGLTNAWVMPIKTRIDMLSTGIKTPVGIKVGGPDLGEIQKIGARLEQILPAVRGTTSVYSERVAGGRYIDIDINRDAAARLDLNISDVQAVVRTAIGGMNVTETVEGLERYPVNIRYPRDWRDSLARLRQLPIVTPGGAHVTLGDVAEIKIADGPPMIKSEGGQLTGWTYIDIAGRDVGSYVAAAKKLVAAKLKLPPGYSLTWSGQYEYMQRAKENLKLVVPLTIALIGLLLYLAFRSLPQALIIMGTLPMALAGSFWLLYFLGYNMSVAVAVGFIALAGVTAEIGVVMVVYLNQSVGVYREQCTANGAQISLDGMRAAVRDGALLRLRPISMTATAVIAGLLPVMFGGGTGSEVMRRIAAPMVGGMVSALILTMLVLPAVYLLWEWRHAKRGTGQRTHNDDLD comes from the coding sequence ATGATCGCCGCCCTGATCCGCTGGTCGCTCCGAAACCGGGCCCTGGTGCTGCTGGCGATCGCCTTTATCGTCATCGGCGGTGTGTACACGATACAACACACGCCGGTGGACGCGATCCCCGATCTCTCCGATGTCCAGGTCATTATCAAGACGCCATATCCGGGGCAGGCGCCGCAAGTGGTGCAGGACCAAGTCACCTATCCGCTGGAGACCGCGATGCTGGCGGTACCCAACGCGGTGACGGTGCGCGGCTATTCCTTCTTCGGGGACTCCTATGTCTACGTCATCTTCAAGGACGGAACGGATCTGTATTGGGCCCGTTCGCGGGTCCTCGAATACCTCAGCCAGGTTGCGGCGAATCTCCCGGCCGATGCCCATCCGAGCCTGGGACCCGACGCGACCGGGGTCGGCTGGGTCTATGAATACGCCCTGGTAGACCGCTCCGGACGGCACGATCTCTCCCAGCTGACCAGCATTCAGAACTGGTTCCTGAAGTACGAGCTGCAAACCGTCCCCGGCGTCGCGCAAGTCGCGACGATCGGCGGCATGGTAAAGCAGTATCAGGTCGTTGTGGACCCGAACAAACTGCGCGCCTATGGCATTACACTCACACAGATCAGAACCGCCATCCGCAATGCCAACCACGAGACCGGGGGCGCCGTGGTGGAACTCGCCGAAGCGGAGTACATGGTACGCGCCACGGGATACATCAAGAGCATAAAGGACCTATTGGAAGTTCCGCTGAAAGTCGGCCCCAACGGCATTCCCGTCCAGCTCAAGGACGTCGCACAGGTTCGGTACGGCCCGCAGATCCGACGCGGCATCGCGGAGCTCGACGGACAAGGAGAGGTCGTCGGCGGCGTGGTTGTGATGCGCTACGGCGAGAATGCCCTCAAGACCATCCAGGGAGTCAAAGCGAAACTGGCCTCATTGAAAGGCAGCCTTCCACCAGGCGTGGAGATTGTTCCGACCTACGACCGATCCGGCCTGATTCACAACGCAATTAAAAACCTGGGTGAAAAACTGTTCGAGGAGTTCCTCATTGTCGCACTGGTCTGCGTAGTATTTTTGTTCCACTTCCGCTCCTCTTTGGTCGCGATCGTAAGTCTCCCGGTAGGGATACTCGTTGCATTCATCGTGATGCGCATACAGGGCTTGAACGCGAACATCATGTCGCTGGGCGGGATCGCAATCGCGATCGGCGCCATGGTCGACGGCGCGATCGTCATGATCGAAAACCTGCATAAGCACATGGAACGGAAAGAATCCGCCAATCTTGGCCACTGGCGGTTGGTCGCCAACGCCACAACCGAGGTCGGTCCTCCGCTGTTCTTTTCCCTGCTGATCATCACGCTGAGCGTCGCCCCGGTGCTCAGTCTCGAGGGTCAGGCGGGACGCATGTTTTCCCCGCTCGCCTACACCTGGATCTACGCAATGGCGGCCGCCGCGGGTCTGGCCGTAACGTTGATTCCCATCCTGATGGGCTACTTGATACGCGGTGGCGTGCGTCCCGAGCATGCGAATCCCGTCAACCGGCTTTTGACGGCGATGTACCGGCCCGTCATCGACCGCGTGGTCCAGCATCCCTGGCCTATCCTGGTCGCCGGAATCGTCGTCGTACTCGGAGGACTCTGGCCGGCATTACATATCGGGTCCGAGTTCATGCCCTCGTTGGACGAGGGCGACTGGATGTACATGCCCTCGGCACGCCCGGGGATCTCCGCCGGCAAAGCGGCACAGGTCCTGCAACAGACCGACAAGCTGATCATGACCGTCCCGGAAGTGGAAAGCGCATTTGGGAAGATCGGGCGCGCACAGACCGCCACCGACCCTGCGCCGCTATCGATGGTGGAGACCATCATTCAGTTCAAACCAAAATCGCTGTGGCCGCCTGGTGTCACCAAGGAGGATGTGCGGCGCGAACTGGAGCAGCGCGTGCAACTGCCCGGCCTCACCAACGCATGGGTGATGCCGATCAAGACGCGCATCGACATGCTCTCCACCGGCATCAAAACTCCCGTCGGCATCAAGGTTGGCGGACCGGACCTGGGCGAGATCCAGAAGATCGGAGCGCGGCTCGAGCAGATTCTTCCGGCCGTGCGCGGCACCACGTCCGTATACTCCGAACGGGTTGCCGGAGGAAGGTACATCGACATCGATATCAACCGCGACGCCGCGGCCCGTCTAGACCTCAACATCAGCGATGTCCAGGCGGTGGTACGCACGGCCATCGGCGGGATGAATGTCACGGAGACGGTAGAGGGTCTGGAGCGCTACCCGGTCAACATCCGCTATCCGCGCGACTGGCGCGATTCCCTGGCACGGCTGCGTCAACTCCCGATAGTTACCCCCGGGGGCGCACATGTCACCCTGGGCGATGTAGCGGAGATCAAGATCGCGGACGGCCCTCCGATGATCAAGAGCGAGGGCGGGCAGCTGACAGGTTGGACTTACATCGACATCGCCGGCCGCGATGTCGGATCCTACGTCGCGGCTGCCAAGAAACTGGTTGCAGCGAAGCTAAAACTGCCGCCCGGATATTCTCTGACTTGGTCGGGGCAATATGAGTATATGCAACGCGCTAAGGAAAACCTGAAGTTGGTGGTACCGTTGACGATTGCACTGATCGGATTGCTGCTCTATCTCGCGTTCCGAAGCCTTCCACAGGCGCTCATCATCATGGGAACCTTGCCAATGGCACTCGCAGGAAGTTTCTGGCTGCTATATTTCCTCGGCTACAATATGTCGGTTGCAGTCGCCGTCGGCTTTATCGCGCTTGCCGGCGTGACGGCGGAAATCGGGGTCGTCATGGTCGTCTATTTAAACCAGTCTGTGGGCGTCTACAGGGAGCAGTGCACGGCGAATGGGGCCCAGATCAGCCTCGATGGCATGCGCGCCGCGGTGCGGGACGGCGCGCTGTTACGCCTGCGGCCCATCTCGATGACCGCCACGGCGGTCATCGCCGGGCTCCTTCCGGTGATGTTCGGAGGTGGAACCGGCTCGGAGGTAATGCGCCGGATCGCAGCGCCCATGGTCGGCGGAATGGTGAGTGCGCTCATCCTCACAATGCTGGTGCTGCCGGCGGTATATTTGCTGTGGGAGTGGCGGCACGCCAAACGCGGTACGGGCCAGAGGACCCATAACGATGATTTGGACTAA